One stretch of Roseimicrobium sp. ORNL1 DNA includes these proteins:
- a CDS encoding aldolase/citrate lyase family protein, with protein MNARELSAALHEGQHVFGTLIVSPSPRWPEAVRSCGLDFVFIDTEHIALDREQLSWMCQIYGSMGLAPLVRIPSPSPYEATMVLDGGAAGIIAPYIETTAQVQALRGAVKLRPIKGGKLQSMLDGAAAEPNLHEYITSAAADRLLIVNIESQPAIDALDDILAVPGLDAVLIGPHDLSCNLGVPEQYDHPDFLAACETIFRKARAAGIGAGIHFWGSIEQQARFLKLGANLLIHSADILLFKKHLPLELAAVKEAAGIRNVSKSQAAAINI; from the coding sequence ATGAATGCCCGCGAACTCTCCGCCGCCCTCCACGAGGGACAACACGTCTTTGGCACGTTGATTGTCTCTCCCTCCCCACGGTGGCCGGAGGCGGTGCGGAGTTGCGGGTTGGATTTCGTCTTCATCGACACGGAACACATCGCGCTCGATCGCGAGCAACTCTCCTGGATGTGCCAGATCTACGGCAGCATGGGGCTCGCGCCGCTGGTGCGTATCCCCTCGCCCAGTCCCTATGAGGCCACTATGGTGCTGGATGGAGGCGCCGCTGGCATCATCGCTCCTTACATCGAGACTACCGCTCAGGTGCAGGCCCTGCGTGGCGCGGTAAAGTTGCGGCCCATCAAAGGTGGCAAGCTGCAGTCCATGCTGGACGGCGCTGCCGCGGAGCCCAACCTCCACGAATACATCACCTCAGCCGCTGCCGACCGCTTGCTCATTGTGAACATCGAAAGCCAGCCCGCCATCGATGCGCTGGATGACATTCTCGCCGTTCCCGGACTCGATGCCGTGCTCATCGGTCCGCACGATCTCTCATGCAATCTCGGCGTGCCGGAGCAGTACGACCATCCGGACTTCCTCGCCGCCTGTGAAACCATCTTCCGCAAGGCGCGAGCAGCGGGTATCGGCGCGGGCATTCACTTCTGGGGCAGCATCGAGCAGCAGGCCCGTTTCTTGAAGCTGGGGGCAAACCTGCTCATCCACAGCGCGGACATCCTGCTTTTCAAAAAACACCTGCCGCTGGAGCTCGCGGCCGTGAAAGAAGCCGCCGGGATCAGAAATGTCTCGAAATCTCAGGCCGCGGCAATCAACATCTAG
- a CDS encoding FAD-dependent oxidoreductase, which yields MNRLLLSLATAATCVCTASLASAADGPATPNPGLRYYYPVPAANPAQTIQVDVCVYGGTPGGVAAATQAHRLGKKAALAVFRRHVGGMTSGGLTAVDVGNARSIGGMGAEFLKSASTAKREAMNDVSGELGFRPSQAEVIFQKMLSTANVPVYYEHRLKTVEKDGNRITALVFENGNRIEAKMFIDATYEGDLFARAGVKYFVGREDNSTYGETVNGFQLAKTHQFRFPVDPHVKPGDSSSGLLPGITDGPLPAPGTGDKLVQAYNFRMWAVKAADGIAWPKPEGYNRGDFALLERYLTTDPNAEWKFTYGSGPVKLNIGDCNNAGPISTDFVGASNDWPDADYETREKIFQQHVTYQQGMMWFLAHDEKLPEMVREFTNGFGLPKGEFAETNGWPHELYVREGRRMVSDYVMTQKNCDSREVVPDSVGLASYTMDSHHTSRVLVDGKVKAEGCIEIKVPHPYPVSYRSIVPRESECSNLLVSVCLSSTHVAYGSIRMEPVFMILGQSAATAAVQAIDTGTSVQKVDYAKLRERLIADHQVLEWTKEMQEASEKTKKKK from the coding sequence ATGAATCGCCTGCTTCTCTCCCTCGCCACAGCGGCCACGTGCGTCTGTACCGCCTCCCTGGCGTCTGCTGCTGACGGCCCTGCCACGCCGAACCCCGGTCTTCGCTACTACTACCCCGTGCCAGCGGCGAATCCCGCGCAGACCATCCAGGTGGATGTGTGCGTGTACGGTGGCACTCCCGGTGGCGTGGCCGCCGCGACGCAGGCGCATCGCCTTGGGAAGAAGGCGGCGCTTGCTGTCTTCCGCCGTCATGTGGGTGGCATGACCTCCGGTGGCCTCACCGCGGTAGACGTGGGGAATGCACGCTCCATCGGCGGCATGGGTGCGGAGTTCCTGAAAAGCGCCAGCACCGCGAAGCGCGAGGCCATGAATGATGTGAGCGGCGAGCTGGGCTTCCGTCCTTCCCAGGCCGAGGTCATCTTCCAGAAGATGCTCAGCACGGCCAATGTGCCTGTCTACTACGAGCATCGCCTCAAGACCGTGGAGAAGGATGGCAACCGCATCACCGCGCTCGTCTTTGAAAACGGCAATCGCATCGAAGCCAAGATGTTCATCGATGCCACCTATGAGGGTGACCTCTTCGCACGAGCCGGCGTGAAGTACTTCGTGGGTCGCGAGGACAACAGCACCTATGGCGAAACGGTGAATGGCTTCCAACTCGCGAAGACCCACCAGTTTCGCTTCCCCGTGGACCCGCATGTTAAGCCCGGCGATTCCAGCAGCGGATTGCTGCCCGGCATCACCGATGGTCCGCTGCCCGCGCCCGGTACCGGCGACAAACTCGTGCAGGCTTACAACTTCCGCATGTGGGCGGTGAAGGCCGCAGATGGCATCGCGTGGCCCAAGCCGGAAGGCTACAACCGCGGCGACTTCGCCCTGCTGGAGCGTTACCTCACGACAGACCCGAATGCCGAGTGGAAGTTCACCTACGGCAGCGGCCCCGTGAAGCTCAATATCGGCGATTGTAACAACGCCGGCCCCATCTCCACGGACTTCGTCGGCGCCAGCAATGACTGGCCGGATGCGGACTATGAGACGCGCGAAAAAATCTTCCAGCAGCACGTGACCTACCAGCAGGGCATGATGTGGTTCCTCGCGCATGATGAGAAGCTGCCGGAAATGGTACGCGAGTTCACCAATGGCTTCGGCCTGCCGAAGGGCGAATTCGCCGAGACCAATGGCTGGCCACACGAGCTCTATGTGCGTGAAGGCCGCCGGATGGTTTCTGACTACGTGATGACGCAAAAGAACTGCGACAGCCGGGAAGTGGTGCCTGACAGCGTGGGTCTCGCCAGCTACACCATGGACTCCCACCACACCTCGCGTGTCCTCGTAGATGGCAAGGTGAAGGCTGAGGGTTGCATCGAGATCAAAGTGCCGCATCCCTACCCCGTGAGCTACCGTAGCATCGTACCGCGTGAATCCGAGTGCTCGAATCTGCTCGTCTCCGTGTGCCTCTCCTCCACGCACGTGGCGTACGGTTCCATCCGCATGGAACCGGTGTTCATGATTCTCGGCCAGTCCGCCGCGACTGCCGCAGTGCAGGCCATCGATACCGGCACGTCTGTGCAAAAGGTGGACTACGCCAAGCTTCGCGAGAGACTCATCGCCGACCACCAGGTGCTGGAGTGGACGAAGGAGATGCAGGAGGCCTCCGAGAAAACCAAGAAGAAAAAGTAA